From one Gracilimonas sp. genomic stretch:
- a CDS encoding AAA domain-containing protein, translating into MIKKVITQALEAIDKEIEAVRETPSTDVLMNGELEKISGEYIYTFESQNQGLKFAEEIRAKMNGKDFKVHPVEFKDKKVRLEFPENKGSKIDEVYLEWENDYVLKKMQEHLFTLQEKSGKIPQLKALLKPEKNFKESGVKLNPVFDDLRNPSQKEAIEKSLKNNILYVWGPPGTGKTATLGFIIANLLKEGKRVLFVSNTNRAVDVGLLSAIDALYEIDSGFSLQNTTRFGEAALDDPRLEDILFEHQVKTRLDSRKADAVQLSNTLSKYESLQEKIDDMMRNGEEVPEKLDLECQLAGNKIDEHGGVGALEDKIDRLMNLNERYELKKKQLVATTMAKVCTSELFYNISYDAVVVDEGSMAGIPYLLLMAAKSKEHLIIAGDPMQLPPIAITNDREAREFLEQDIFTYVSKSDTTEALFNWHDENPEFTCFFDVQYRLKDDLAGVISSVFYEGRLKSDKPEKEVKSMPDSTGSVALVDTAKYNPYLEQETGERGFKPVNEVHHKLIEESLKRLTRNYAPENIGIIVPFRNSVYKVRNHLWESGFKDIEVGTIHTFQGREKSVIIFDTVMSGEWQNGSMRHYSVRPFDEAKNGLSVPRLLNVAFSRSKELLVIIADMQHVERVYGKKFLGRLLHSVKKISI; encoded by the coding sequence TTGATAAAGAAAGTTATAACACAGGCTCTGGAAGCCATTGATAAAGAAATTGAAGCTGTTCGGGAAACCCCATCTACGGATGTGCTGATGAACGGAGAGCTCGAGAAAATTTCTGGAGAATATATCTACACATTTGAGTCTCAAAATCAGGGGCTTAAGTTTGCGGAGGAAATCCGGGCAAAAATGAATGGCAAAGACTTCAAGGTGCATCCCGTAGAGTTCAAAGACAAGAAAGTTCGGTTGGAGTTTCCAGAGAACAAAGGCTCTAAAATTGATGAAGTGTACCTGGAATGGGAGAACGATTATGTGCTTAAGAAAATGCAGGAGCACCTGTTTACCCTGCAGGAAAAATCAGGGAAGATTCCACAGCTGAAAGCTTTGCTTAAGCCTGAGAAAAACTTCAAAGAAAGCGGTGTAAAACTTAATCCGGTTTTTGATGATCTGCGCAACCCATCCCAGAAAGAGGCTATCGAAAAATCCCTGAAAAATAATATTCTATATGTTTGGGGGCCTCCGGGAACAGGGAAAACGGCAACTTTAGGGTTTATCATTGCTAACCTGCTGAAGGAAGGAAAACGGGTGCTTTTCGTTTCGAATACAAACCGTGCTGTAGATGTAGGTTTGTTAAGTGCGATTGATGCGCTTTATGAAATAGACTCGGGTTTTAGTCTTCAAAATACTACCCGCTTTGGAGAAGCAGCACTTGATGACCCCCGGCTTGAGGATATCCTGTTTGAACATCAGGTAAAAACAAGGTTGGACAGCCGGAAAGCTGATGCGGTTCAATTGAGTAATACTCTCAGCAAGTATGAGTCGCTGCAGGAAAAAATTGATGATATGATGCGTAATGGGGAGGAAGTTCCCGAGAAGTTAGATCTGGAGTGTCAGCTGGCGGGCAATAAGATAGATGAACATGGCGGAGTAGGAGCACTGGAAGACAAAATAGATCGGCTGATGAATTTGAATGAACGCTACGAACTTAAGAAAAAACAGCTTGTGGCAACAACGATGGCAAAAGTTTGTACATCGGAGTTATTCTATAATATAAGTTATGATGCCGTGGTTGTTGATGAAGGATCGATGGCCGGAATTCCTTACCTGCTGTTGATGGCTGCTAAAAGCAAAGAACACCTGATTATTGCCGGCGATCCGATGCAGCTTCCACCTATAGCCATTACCAACGACCGGGAAGCCAGGGAGTTTCTCGAGCAGGATATCTTTACCTACGTATCAAAATCGGATACCACGGAGGCACTGTTCAACTGGCACGATGAAAATCCTGAGTTCACCTGTTTTTTTGATGTTCAATATCGGTTGAAGGACGATCTTGCAGGAGTAATAAGTTCTGTTTTTTATGAAGGAAGACTAAAGTCTGATAAACCTGAAAAAGAAGTTAAATCAATGCCAGATTCAACAGGTTCTGTTGCATTGGTAGACACGGCAAAGTACAATCCTTACCTGGAACAGGAAACCGGCGAGCGGGGTTTTAAGCCAGTAAATGAGGTGCATCACAAACTGATAGAAGAAAGCCTGAAAAGACTCACCAGGAATTATGCTCCGGAGAATATTGGAATTATAGTTCCATTTAGAAACAGTGTATACAAAGTTAGAAATCATCTATGGGAATCAGGGTTTAAGGATATTGAAGTTGGTACGATTCATACTTTTCAGGGGAGAGAAAAATCGGTAATTATCTTCGATACTGTGATGAGCGGCGAGTGGCAAAATGGGAGTATGAGGCATTACTCTGTCCGGCCGTTTGATGAAGCAAAAAATGGTTTAAGTGTGCCTCGTTTACTAAATGTAGCTTTTTCCCGAAGCAAAGAGTTGTTGGTTATAATAGCTGATATGCAACATGTAGAGCGGGTTTATGGAAAGAAATTCCTGGGACGATTGTTGCATTCGGTAAAGAAAATATCAATCTAG
- a CDS encoding GntR family transcriptional regulator encodes MKTSAKHIADRIRLMIATKQFQVGEMLPSTRELGQQLEASFHTVRKAYHILEEEGLILGEQGRGFTVKNQTPLLDKSARLEVGGEKIQALVEELVGYGLDESEIELLFQEQLGFMEWPDRIQTCASVGENHELGKMLSDAIKKQVGVKSQVIDVNEYESAAKYDALFVPIHLMSNFRSLRESLLIIPIVYDYDPDILLSMVDRAAIATIGLVTGSEETIPKIIDELKRSIHFEGSFVAGTIYGKSLPLFVRESDLILYTPESARLVEQKVPERSRLRLEYLLSEKSSEMIRAELWDQ; translated from the coding sequence TTGAAAACTTCCGCTAAACATATCGCTGACCGTATCCGGTTGATGATTGCGACTAAACAATTTCAGGTTGGGGAAATGTTGCCTTCAACCCGGGAATTAGGTCAACAGCTGGAGGCTAGCTTCCACACCGTTCGTAAGGCTTATCACATTCTCGAAGAAGAAGGCCTCATTTTGGGCGAGCAGGGAAGAGGATTTACTGTCAAGAACCAAACCCCACTGCTCGATAAATCAGCACGACTGGAAGTAGGCGGTGAAAAGATTCAGGCTCTGGTAGAAGAACTGGTTGGTTATGGGCTGGATGAATCTGAGATAGAACTGTTATTTCAGGAGCAACTGGGTTTTATGGAATGGCCCGACCGCATTCAAACCTGTGCCAGCGTTGGAGAAAATCATGAGTTGGGTAAAATGCTTTCGGACGCCATCAAAAAACAGGTTGGTGTAAAAAGTCAGGTTATTGATGTAAATGAATATGAGAGTGCTGCTAAGTACGACGCTTTATTTGTGCCGATTCATCTGATGAGCAACTTCAGAAGCCTGAGGGAAAGCCTGCTTATTATCCCAATTGTATACGACTATGACCCTGATATTTTACTCTCGATGGTTGACCGTGCGGCAATTGCAACAATTGGTTTGGTGACGGGCAGTGAAGAAACGATTCCTAAAATTATTGACGAGCTGAAGCGATCGATTCATTTTGAAGGATCATTTGTAGCAGGAACCATTTATGGAAAATCATTACCGCTTTTTGTTCGTGAATCAGATCTTATCTTATACACACCGGAAAGTGCCCGGCTGGTAGAGCAAAAAGTGCCAGAGCGAAGCCGGTTGCGGCTTGAGTATTTATTATCAGAGAAAAGTTCTGAAATGATAAGAGCCGAACTCTGGGATCAATAG
- a CDS encoding pyridoxine 5'-phosphate synthase, translating to MNLLVNIDHVATLRNARGEGYPDPIEAAEVCEKAGASGIVFHLRGDRRHIRDEDVYRLKKSVRGTLDFEMAASDEMLEICTEIDPHLCTLVPEGREELTTEGGLKMKTVFDDYKNRVFPKLRETKIEISLFLDPNPEDIELAAELGADAIELHTGTFANADSQKQQHELTRLRKAANQANDLGLKVNAGHGLNLQNLPDLLETVPHLHDVSIGHALISKSIYWGLEKTVRAYIEIMEDYA from the coding sequence ATGAATCTATTAGTCAATATTGATCATGTAGCTACTCTTCGAAATGCCCGGGGTGAAGGATACCCTGATCCGATTGAGGCAGCGGAAGTCTGTGAAAAAGCAGGTGCTTCTGGTATTGTTTTTCATTTGCGAGGAGACCGCCGTCATATTCGCGATGAAGATGTGTATCGTCTAAAGAAATCGGTGAGAGGAACGCTCGATTTTGAAATGGCGGCTTCGGACGAGATGCTTGAAATTTGTACTGAAATTGATCCGCATTTATGTACCCTGGTTCCGGAAGGGAGGGAAGAATTAACAACAGAAGGTGGTTTAAAGATGAAAACGGTTTTTGATGACTATAAAAACCGTGTATTCCCAAAACTACGGGAAACTAAAATTGAAATAAGTCTATTTCTTGATCCTAATCCTGAGGATATTGAACTGGCTGCTGAACTTGGAGCTGATGCTATCGAGCTACACACGGGTACATTTGCCAATGCAGATTCACAGAAGCAACAGCATGAGCTCACGCGATTGAGGAAAGCCGCAAATCAGGCGAATGACCTTGGGTTAAAGGTGAATGCAGGACATGGATTGAATCTCCAAAATCTTCCTGATTTACTAGAAACAGTACCACATTTACATGATGTAAGTATCGGCCATGCATTGATTAGTAAATCAATTTATTGGGGATTGGAAAAAACGGTTAGGGCATATATTGAAATTATGGAGGATTATGCCTGA
- a CDS encoding NlpC/P60 family protein has product MKKGTVIVFAILLFAGCGVSKRGTIPWEEDSVNKPATVETDKDEETSTKEAGTFVEVSEPPAVQEMQEFLELAYNDWKGTPYLLGGSGYDGIDCSAFMQVVFEDYFSKQIPRTTREQLQAGREVKKSQTQTGDLVFFKTGRTTYHVGVMINRGEFLHASTTNGVKISTLKHPYWTETYITTKRIL; this is encoded by the coding sequence ATGAAAAAGGGTACGGTAATTGTTTTTGCAATATTATTATTTGCAGGGTGTGGGGTCTCAAAAAGAGGTACTATTCCCTGGGAAGAAGATTCTGTAAATAAACCTGCTACAGTTGAAACAGATAAGGACGAAGAGACCTCAACCAAAGAGGCTGGCACTTTTGTAGAAGTTTCTGAACCACCCGCAGTGCAAGAAATGCAGGAGTTTCTGGAACTTGCCTACAACGACTGGAAAGGAACACCGTACTTATTAGGCGGATCCGGATACGACGGTATCGATTGTTCTGCGTTTATGCAGGTCGTTTTTGAGGATTATTTCTCTAAACAAATTCCCCGAACTACCCGAGAGCAATTACAAGCCGGAAGAGAAGTTAAAAAGTCGCAAACTCAAACCGGCGACTTGGTCTTTTTCAAAACAGGGCGAACAACTTATCATGTTGGAGTCATGATAAATCGTGGAGAGTTTTTACACGCCTCTACTACAAATGGGGTTAAGATTTCTACTTTGAAACATCCTTACTGGACAGAAACATATATAACTACAAAACGGATTCTTTGA
- a CDS encoding serine hydrolase domain-containing protein, whose amino-acid sequence MKLLISIFLWATVFSAHSVNARQKPSNMERVYQDLTTYFHKQAKNNDVAGSSLAVVRDGELIFHQTYGVANVISKKPIDKNTIFHWASITKTITGIAIMQLQERGLLSLDDPVTKYIPELRQVHNEYGSMDEITIRHLMSHSAGFRNPTWPWGGFKDWHPHEPQHWEQLVAMFPYTDIQFKPGTKWIYSNLGIIFLGRIIELTTQDDYEYYIHKNILTPLKMYRSYFDGAPYHLKSDLAHSYYLQENGSYKEARFDLNTGITVSNGGLNAPVDDMMKYINFLLGNAHADAYKFVLKKSSLEKMFSPQIAISSDGSDAPENAGGQQMGLSFFVGELNQTKLIGHSGNQNGFISHIYLAPEYNTGYAIVFNSTNNSRKVDRNILSYLLEKEFLYYPDSN is encoded by the coding sequence ATGAAATTACTTATCAGCATTTTTCTGTGGGCAACCGTTTTTTCAGCTCACTCTGTTAATGCCCGGCAAAAACCATCAAATATGGAAAGAGTATATCAGGATTTAACCACCTATTTTCACAAACAAGCTAAAAATAACGATGTGGCAGGTAGTTCGTTAGCCGTAGTTCGTGACGGTGAGCTTATATTTCATCAAACATATGGGGTCGCAAATGTTATATCAAAAAAACCTATTGATAAGAACACCATTTTTCATTGGGCTTCCATCACAAAAACAATCACCGGAATTGCTATCATGCAGCTACAAGAGCGAGGATTGCTGAGTTTGGATGACCCTGTCACGAAGTATATCCCAGAACTACGACAAGTTCATAACGAGTATGGTTCTATGGATGAAATCACCATTCGGCATTTAATGAGCCATTCTGCTGGCTTTAGAAATCCTACATGGCCTTGGGGAGGCTTCAAAGATTGGCATCCCCATGAGCCTCAGCATTGGGAACAGCTGGTGGCTATGTTTCCTTACACAGATATACAATTTAAACCGGGCACCAAATGGATCTACTCTAATCTGGGGATTATCTTTTTAGGCAGAATTATTGAACTTACTACACAAGATGATTACGAGTATTACATTCACAAAAACATTCTCACTCCTCTTAAGATGTATAGAAGCTATTTTGACGGAGCCCCCTATCATCTCAAGAGCGATTTAGCCCATAGCTACTACCTGCAGGAAAATGGTAGTTACAAAGAGGCCCGTTTCGATCTTAACACAGGAATTACAGTTTCAAATGGAGGACTGAATGCTCCTGTTGATGATATGATGAAATACATCAACTTTTTATTAGGCAATGCCCATGCTGACGCCTATAAGTTCGTGCTAAAAAAATCCTCTCTGGAAAAAATGTTCTCCCCTCAAATCGCTATATCTTCAGACGGCAGTGATGCTCCGGAAAATGCCGGAGGGCAACAAATGGGGCTTTCTTTTTTTGTGGGAGAGCTCAATCAGACCAAATTAATTGGCCATAGTGGAAACCAAAACGGTTTCATTTCCCATATTTATTTAGCCCCGGAATATAATACAGGATACGCTATTGTGTTCAACAGCACGAATAATTCCAGAAAGGTTGACCGTAATATTTTAAGCTATTTGCTTGAAAAAGAATTCCTGTATTATCCAGATAGCAATTAG
- a CDS encoding sigma-70 family RNA polymerase sigma factor, translating into MLDRKKFKIFFEQYFDDIISFMSYYTSCQKELEDWTQEVFLKIWEARDKIDPDHPSVKGYIIKTARNHALKQLRNQKKYDDWLQKHILDLTKTHPPKEPVINPPNFDDAYQAALAKIPDRAQQAYLLSREEGLNYKEIAKTMNISPKTVEGQISHALRILRKELKDFRYL; encoded by the coding sequence ATGCTTGACAGGAAAAAGTTCAAAATCTTTTTTGAGCAATATTTTGATGACATAATCTCCTTTATGTCTTACTACACTTCTTGTCAAAAAGAGTTGGAAGACTGGACTCAGGAAGTTTTTCTTAAAATTTGGGAAGCCAGAGATAAAATAGATCCCGATCACCCATCCGTTAAAGGATATATTATCAAGACGGCCAGAAACCACGCACTTAAGCAGTTAAGAAATCAAAAAAAATATGATGACTGGCTTCAGAAGCATATTCTTGACCTAACAAAAACCCATCCTCCCAAAGAACCCGTCATCAACCCTCCCAATTTTGACGATGCCTATCAAGCTGCTTTAGCAAAAATTCCAGATCGTGCTCAGCAGGCATATTTATTAAGCCGTGAAGAAGGGCTTAATTATAAGGAGATAGCTAAGACCATGAATATATCTCCGAAGACAGTTGAAGGACAAATTAGTCATGCCCTCCGTATACTTAGAAAGGAATTGAAAGACTTTCGATATTTATAG
- a CDS encoding FecR domain-containing protein, translating into MKEAPENQVLINYLLGICTPKELEYVEQWLSQSSDNVRSLEKVLEELHKSDHAHISKNRVKQEVFRKIDSGYITKPSKGKETISASPKSHLLVKTAVLATAFILAALFTLRLSNTEKSAEIPQATYLQERQLSYGQTSTFRFNDGSIITLNGGSTLRYPEQFDPAKREVYLEGEAFFDIASDKNRPFIVHVGNTTTQVLGTSFNIKAYNNDEMMQVTVVEGKVGVSGRTVYKKENITEPVILKENQWATYHHSGQLLEQGEGNVWEQIAWKDQVLIFNDKPFSDVAKMLERWYGVEIILKGEQLQNTKLKGEHKNMSLERVLESIQFILGIEYTIEERIVTIQAAD; encoded by the coding sequence ATGAAAGAAGCTCCGGAAAATCAGGTTTTGATAAACTACCTTTTGGGAATCTGTACGCCAAAAGAACTAGAATATGTTGAGCAATGGCTGTCTCAATCCTCCGATAATGTTCGTTCTTTAGAGAAAGTTTTAGAAGAGCTCCATAAATCAGATCACGCCCATATAAGTAAGAATCGGGTTAAACAGGAGGTTTTCAGGAAAATAGATTCCGGATACATTACCAAACCATCAAAAGGAAAAGAAACCATTTCTGCTTCTCCAAAAAGCCACCTTTTGGTAAAAACTGCTGTATTGGCAACGGCTTTTATATTAGCTGCACTTTTCACTCTTAGATTAAGTAATACAGAGAAATCGGCCGAAATTCCCCAAGCAACTTATCTGCAGGAAAGGCAACTATCTTATGGCCAAACTTCCACCTTTAGATTCAATGATGGATCTATCATAACCTTGAATGGCGGTAGCACACTTCGTTATCCCGAACAATTTGATCCTGCAAAAAGGGAAGTTTATCTCGAAGGAGAAGCCTTTTTTGATATCGCTTCTGACAAAAACCGCCCTTTCATTGTCCACGTGGGGAACACAACAACCCAGGTTCTTGGTACTTCTTTTAATATTAAGGCCTACAATAACGATGAAATGATGCAGGTTACGGTGGTAGAAGGAAAAGTGGGTGTTTCCGGGAGAACTGTGTATAAGAAAGAAAATATAACAGAGCCAGTTATTCTTAAGGAAAACCAGTGGGCCACTTATCACCATAGTGGACAACTACTTGAACAAGGTGAAGGAAATGTCTGGGAACAGATTGCCTGGAAAGATCAGGTTTTAATTTTTAATGACAAGCCATTCTCTGACGTAGCTAAGATGTTAGAGCGATGGTATGGCGTAGAAATAATTTTAAAAGGTGAACAGCTTCAGAATACGAAGCTCAAAGGTGAACACAAAAATATGAGTTTGGAAAGAGTGCTTGAATCAATTCAATTTATTTTGGGAATCGAGTATACCATCGAAGAAAGGATAGTTACAATTCAAGCTGCTGACTAA
- a CDS encoding SusC/RagA family TonB-linked outer membrane protein — protein MKIITFRTILYMSFCTIWGFIFSFVTATALMAGNTSAQSVSEVDVTVEFEQATIQEVFAEIEQQTAFKFLYETTDIESNRKRITIPRITTTVEEILIQVTKQTGLRFRQTDNTLAVQLPQEERVASQNTLPETITGTVTDAETGEPLPGVNIQVKGTTIGTSTDPNGSYELDAPSLQDTLVFSFVGYETQEVPINGNTQIEVAMVVVPLSQDLLVTALGINRSERSIGYATQQVSGEDLSYTNENNVIGSLAGKIAGVQVNGSSGASLGGTQSIKIRGVNSINGEGQPLIVIDGTPISNANFAGSAGEDYGNIAQDINPDDIQSLNVLKGPAASSLYGIRGQYGVIMITTNKGNKDGIEVQINSNVSFQRAGNFMRYQNKYGGGSSQTWRTLPNGDRYVQVNVDESWGPKMDGTMVREYFSFYPQDPLYGQLTPFDAHPNNIQNFFETGYTADNGVTISGGSDNTAFRLSFNDTKITGVYPNTFLNRNNLGVSANVDASDKWKFSTNINYATNEARRPPQGSEFGSRYFRQWFQRNLDMGRLKDYQYPDGTIMHWNMRSPSSSTGEITNKSPLYWANPYFQAYENTSMDDRDRVFGNAGAHFEALPNLVLSANIRGDIYVQNIEGKTNFGGTATPGYSVAKYENKEMNYELSAQYQKSWAKLSLDATLGTNLYDRNYSYLSQSTVGGLTSPGYFNISASVDRPNVFNYLEQKRIVSAFGLVSLGYEDTYFLDLSLRSDKSSTLPKDNNSYLYPSISGSFVFSEVINSDVLTFGKIRASFAQAGSDLSPYLTTPVYNVGSVYDGQNTLDVPSNINNPDIKPSFSTSYEAGFDVRFFERVGMNFTYYLQQNKNQIIPLNISGTTGYGSAIINAGLIENKGIEVSLNGTPIQQKDFVWNSTFNLSRNTNQVVELHPDIDLYNHGSTVYSSTASYLNSYEGKTYGSLVGRAYQRDPETGLILLDDDNLPLWTDATHNFGSVLPDFTGGFQNLFFYKNFSLSTMISFQVGGQFFSRSEMLATRTGLHRQTAAKNDKGNNVRDPVSEGGGVKVHGVSASTGQEVTAYVDAHDYFDLIGDEVYEDWVIDASYIKLSEVKLGYTFGDQVMSKTPVKAINVAVFANNPLMIWQKAPQGLDPSELSSGSQDITWYESGQLNTVRSYGLNVKLTF, from the coding sequence ATGAAAATAATAACCTTCAGAACAATCCTTTATATGTCTTTCTGTACTATTTGGGGATTTATATTCAGTTTCGTAACCGCAACGGCATTAATGGCCGGGAATACTTCAGCACAAAGTGTAAGTGAAGTTGATGTAACTGTTGAGTTTGAACAAGCTACTATCCAAGAAGTATTTGCTGAGATAGAGCAACAAACAGCTTTTAAGTTTCTCTATGAGACAACAGATATTGAATCCAATCGTAAGCGAATCACTATTCCAAGAATTACTACAACTGTAGAAGAAATCTTGATTCAAGTGACAAAACAAACCGGATTAAGATTTCGGCAAACCGATAACACCCTGGCCGTGCAGCTCCCTCAGGAAGAACGAGTAGCCAGCCAAAATACTCTTCCTGAAACGATTACAGGTACTGTAACGGATGCAGAAACAGGAGAACCCTTGCCAGGTGTAAACATCCAGGTCAAAGGAACGACCATTGGTACTTCAACCGATCCAAATGGAAGCTATGAGCTTGATGCACCTTCGTTGCAAGACACCCTGGTTTTTTCTTTTGTGGGTTATGAGACACAGGAAGTCCCCATTAATGGGAATACACAAATTGAGGTTGCAATGGTTGTTGTCCCTTTAAGTCAGGACTTATTGGTTACTGCACTTGGCATTAATCGTTCAGAGCGTTCTATCGGATATGCTACCCAACAAGTAAGTGGTGAAGATCTAAGCTATACCAACGAAAATAATGTGATTGGATCTCTTGCCGGGAAAATAGCGGGTGTACAAGTTAATGGCTCATCTGGTGCTAGTCTGGGTGGTACTCAATCTATAAAAATTCGGGGAGTCAATTCTATAAATGGAGAAGGCCAACCGCTGATTGTTATTGACGGAACTCCCATTTCTAATGCAAACTTTGCCGGAAGTGCCGGAGAGGACTATGGAAATATTGCTCAGGACATCAACCCGGATGATATTCAGTCATTAAATGTATTGAAGGGTCCTGCCGCATCATCACTCTACGGTATCAGAGGTCAATATGGGGTGATTATGATTACCACAAATAAAGGTAATAAAGATGGCATTGAGGTCCAGATTAATTCAAACGTATCTTTTCAGCGGGCTGGAAATTTCATGCGTTATCAAAATAAGTATGGTGGTGGTTCCTCTCAAACATGGAGAACATTACCAAATGGTGATAGATATGTTCAGGTGAATGTTGATGAAAGCTGGGGTCCAAAAATGGACGGCACAATGGTGCGGGAATATTTCAGTTTTTATCCGCAAGATCCTTTATATGGCCAATTAACTCCATTTGACGCTCATCCGAATAACATTCAAAACTTTTTTGAAACAGGATATACCGCTGATAATGGAGTCACCATATCTGGAGGAAGCGACAACACAGCTTTCCGTCTTAGTTTCAACGACACCAAAATAACCGGTGTATACCCAAATACCTTCTTAAATAGAAATAACCTGGGAGTTAGTGCTAATGTAGATGCTAGTGATAAATGGAAGTTTTCTACCAATATTAACTATGCCACCAATGAAGCACGAAGACCCCCTCAGGGATCAGAGTTTGGTTCGCGATATTTCCGGCAGTGGTTCCAGCGAAATCTAGACATGGGCCGGCTAAAGGATTATCAATATCCCGATGGCACCATTATGCACTGGAATATGAGATCTCCAAGTTCTTCGACCGGAGAAATCACCAACAAGTCTCCTTTGTACTGGGCCAATCCTTATTTCCAAGCTTATGAAAATACAAGCATGGACGATAGAGATAGAGTATTTGGTAATGCCGGTGCCCATTTTGAGGCCCTTCCTAATCTTGTTTTAAGCGCTAATATCCGGGGTGATATTTATGTGCAGAATATTGAAGGAAAAACCAACTTTGGTGGCACGGCAACTCCCGGGTACTCTGTAGCCAAATATGAGAACAAAGAAATGAATTACGAGCTTTCTGCTCAATATCAAAAAAGCTGGGCAAAGCTCTCCCTTGATGCAACTCTGGGAACAAATTTATACGACCGTAATTACTCCTACTTATCTCAGTCAACGGTTGGCGGACTTACATCACCAGGCTACTTCAACATAAGCGCCTCTGTCGATCGGCCTAATGTATTTAACTACCTGGAGCAAAAAAGAATAGTAAGTGCTTTTGGGTTAGTTTCATTAGGGTATGAGGATACATATTTCTTAGACTTAAGCCTGAGATCAGATAAATCTTCAACGCTGCCTAAGGACAATAATTCTTATCTGTATCCTTCCATATCAGGTAGCTTTGTATTTAGTGAAGTAATAAATTCGGATGTACTTACATTTGGTAAAATACGTGCCAGTTTTGCACAAGCCGGCTCGGATTTAAGCCCTTATTTAACTACCCCGGTATATAATGTAGGTAGTGTTTATGATGGGCAAAATACCTTGGATGTGCCATCAAACATCAATAACCCGGATATTAAGCCTTCATTCTCAACATCTTATGAAGCGGGTTTCGATGTGCGGTTTTTTGAGAGAGTTGGAATGAATTTTACATACTACCTCCAACAAAATAAAAACCAGATAATCCCACTTAATATATCAGGTACAACCGGATATGGTTCTGCAATTATAAACGCCGGGCTTATTGAAAATAAGGGGATTGAAGTGAGTCTGAATGGCACCCCAATCCAGCAAAAAGATTTTGTATGGAATTCAACATTTAACCTGAGTCGAAATACAAATCAGGTAGTAGAACTTCATCCTGATATTGATTTATACAATCATGGTTCTACCGTATACTCTTCGACAGCAAGTTACCTGAACTCATACGAAGGTAAAACCTACGGCAGCCTGGTTGGTCGGGCCTACCAAAGAGACCCCGAAACGGGTTTGATTCTTCTCGATGATGATAACCTGCCACTCTGGACCGATGCCACCCATAACTTTGGTTCTGTACTGCCAGACTTTACCGGAGGGTTTCAAAATTTATTTTTCTATAAGAATTTCAGCTTGTCTACTATGATTAGTTTTCAGGTTGGTGGACAATTTTTCAGCCGATCCGAAATGCTTGCAACCCGAACGGGATTACACAGGCAAACAGCGGCTAAAAACGACAAAGGAAATAATGTACGTGATCCCGTCAGTGAAGGAGGCGGGGTGAAAGTTCATGGTGTCTCTGCTTCAACGGGACAAGAAGTCACAGCTTACGTAGATGCTCACGACTACTTTGACCTAATAGGCGATGAAGTGTACGAGGACTGGGTAATTGATGCATCCTACATCAAGTTAAGCGAGGTTAAACTCGGTTATACATTTGGTGATCAGGTCATGTCAAAAACCCCCGTTAAGGCGATCAATGTAGCCGTTTTTGCTAATAACCCGCTCATGATTTGGCAAAAAGCCCCACAAGGCCTCGACCCATCCGAGCTATCATCAGGTAGTCAAGACATTACCTGGTATGAATCAGGACAGCTGAATACTGTTCGTTCTTATGGCTTGAATGTAAAACTAACCTTTTAA